Proteins co-encoded in one Actinobacillus succinogenes 130Z genomic window:
- a CDS encoding SanA/YdcF family protein has protein sequence MPSLISRPLISLAHQVRSIFTAFSLQRLIGILAIGATLFIVLLTAVDQMIAYYVKDAIYTDPSRLPYRPYGLLLGTAKYVAKGTPNVFYANRIQAADTLFKQGKIDYLLLSGDNRTLQYNEPRTMTRDLRKLGIADQFLFSDYAGFRTLDSIIRAKEVFRAEPMTIITQRFHCERALFIAKYHHIDALCFVARSPYSISYTRVRESFARVLMLWELFRQKQPHFLGPPEPLPPPIHRINLPRPLPER, from the coding sequence ATGCCGAGTTTGATTTCCCGCCCCCTGATCTCGCTTGCTCATCAAGTGCGGTCGATTTTTACGGCGTTTTCGCTGCAACGACTTATCGGGATACTGGCTATCGGTGCTACGCTATTTATCGTATTACTCACCGCCGTCGATCAAATGATCGCCTATTATGTTAAAGACGCCATTTATACCGATCCGTCCCGCTTGCCCTACCGACCTTACGGATTATTACTCGGTACGGCGAAATACGTGGCCAAAGGCACGCCCAACGTATTTTACGCTAATCGAATCCAAGCTGCCGATACCTTATTCAAACAGGGAAAAATCGATTATCTGTTACTGAGCGGCGATAACCGTACTCTGCAATATAACGAACCGCGTACCATGACACGGGATTTACGCAAACTCGGCATTGCCGACCAATTTTTATTTTCCGATTATGCTGGATTCCGCACGCTCGACAGCATTATCCGTGCTAAAGAAGTGTTTCGTGCCGAACCTATGACGATCATCACCCAGCGTTTTCATTGCGAACGGGCGTTATTCATCGCTAAATACCACCATATCGACGCCCTCTGTTTCGTCGCCCGTTCACCTTACAGCATATCCTATACCCGTGTGCGGGAAAGTTTTGCCCGCGTGCTGATGCTGTGGGAATTATTCCGCCAAAAACAACCGCACTTTTTAGGTCCGCCCGAACCGTTACCGCCGCCTATTCATCGTATAAATTTACCCCGACCGCTGCCCGAACGCTAA
- the rsxA gene encoding electron transport complex subunit RsxA → MEYILLIVSTALINNFVLVKFLGLCPFMGVSKKVETAVGMGLATMFVLTVASLCSYLVNTYLLIPLKAEFLRTLVFILVIAVVVQFTEMAINKTSPTLYRLLGIFLPLITTNCAVLGVALLNVNLTHNLTQSVVYGFGASLGFAFVLILFAALRERLAAADVPVPFRGASIALITAGLMSLAFMGFAGLVRA, encoded by the coding sequence ATGGAATATATTCTACTCATCGTATCAACCGCATTAATCAACAATTTTGTGCTGGTAAAATTCTTAGGTCTTTGCCCGTTCATGGGGGTGTCGAAGAAAGTCGAAACCGCAGTGGGCATGGGGTTGGCGACCATGTTCGTGTTAACCGTAGCGTCACTCTGTTCTTATTTGGTCAATACTTATTTGCTTATTCCGTTAAAAGCGGAATTTTTACGCACGCTAGTGTTTATTTTGGTAATTGCAGTCGTGGTGCAATTCACCGAAATGGCGATTAACAAGACCAGTCCGACACTGTATCGCTTACTGGGCATTTTCCTGCCGCTTATCACCACAAACTGCGCGGTATTGGGCGTAGCGCTGCTTAACGTAAATCTTACTCATAACCTTACTCAATCCGTAGTTTATGGTTTTGGCGCATCATTAGGTTTCGCCTTTGTACTTATTTTATTCGCCGCTTTGCGGGAACGCTTGGCTGCGGCCGATGTGCCCGTGCCGTTCCGCGGCGCCTCCATCGCATTGATTACCGCAGGTTTAATGTCGCTTGCCTTTATGGGTTTTGCCGGTTTAGTGAGAGCATAA
- the rsxB gene encoding electron transport complex subunit RsxB, whose product MYILLAVAALALIFGVILGLASVKLKVEADPLAEKIDAVLPQSQCGQCGYPGCKPYAEAIVNGDEITKCIPGGQPTVVKIAEILGVDVPTMDGVSEPEIKVAFIHEDMCIGCTKCVQACPVDAIIGTNKTLHTVIPELCTGCELCVAPCPTDCITMEKVEPKIENWDWKSAPNIIPVKNAAEGKPND is encoded by the coding sequence ATGTATATACTGCTTGCTGTCGCCGCTCTCGCCTTAATTTTCGGAGTCATCTTGGGGCTTGCTTCCGTAAAACTCAAAGTAGAGGCGGATCCGTTGGCGGAAAAAATTGACGCCGTACTCCCGCAAAGTCAATGCGGACAATGCGGTTATCCCGGTTGCAAACCTTATGCCGAAGCCATTGTCAACGGCGATGAAATCACTAAATGTATTCCCGGCGGTCAGCCGACGGTGGTAAAAATTGCGGAGATTCTCGGCGTAGACGTACCGACAATGGACGGTGTTTCCGAACCCGAAATTAAAGTCGCATTTATCCACGAAGACATGTGCATAGGTTGTACGAAATGCGTACAAGCCTGCCCGGTAGACGCTATTATCGGAACTAATAAAACTCTGCACACCGTGATTCCGGAGCTTTGCACCGGTTGCGAACTTTGCGTTGCCCCCTGCCCGACAGATTGCATTACGATGGAAAAAGTCGAACCTAAAATTGAAAATTGGGACTGGAAATCGGCACCCAATATCATCCCGGTAAAAAATGCAGCGGAGGGAAAACCAAATGACTGA
- the rsxC gene encoding electron transport complex subunit RsxC, with the protein MTDVLTRYNSGKLWDFDGGIHPPEMKSQSNSTPISTALLAEDYYVPVKQHAGNAGNLLVKEGDYVLKGQPLTLGDGLRVLPVHAPTSGTVVAIEPHIAAHPSGLSELAVHIHADGKDQWRPQNPTEDYFTHTPERLIEKIYRAGVAGLGGAVFPTGAKVDAALGKVKLLIINGAECEPYITCDDRLMRDYAAEIIEGVRILRYILRPEKVVIAIEDNKPEAVNALRTSLQGANDMDIRVIPTKYPSGAAKQLIYVLTGMEVPHGQRSSSIGVLMQNVGTAFAVKRAVINDEPLIERVVTLTGDKIPHKGNQWVRLGTPIDFILKHVGYQPDNRFPVFVGGPMMGLIVPDLRAPITKTANCLLAPDHFEYDPQATEQACIRCSACSDACPVHLMPQQMYWYARAEDHEKSNQYQLMDCIECGLCAYVCPSHIPLIQYFRQEKAKIWDIEAKARKSEEAKIRFEARQARLEREEQARKARSQRAAAARREELAANKGEDPVQAALARLKAKKAGEAPETGGSAQGAPHIKTIRTEKGQSVPDNSEITALRRARRLARQQTNGNSPVSSASNSDSATISADNTHSTPKTAQNQTAPDPKKAAVAVAIARAKAKKAAQTTTGETVTENVTEKTAQNPTAPDPKKAAVAAAIARAKAKKAAQATTGETATEKTAQNPTAPDPKKAAVAAAIARAKAKKAAMLAESEKK; encoded by the coding sequence ATGACTGATGTATTAACCCGCTATAATTCCGGTAAACTTTGGGATTTTGACGGCGGCATTCACCCGCCGGAAATGAAATCTCAGTCCAATTCAACACCGATTTCTACCGCACTTTTAGCAGAAGATTATTATGTACCTGTTAAGCAACATGCAGGCAATGCCGGTAATTTGCTGGTAAAAGAAGGCGATTACGTACTCAAAGGACAACCGCTCACTTTAGGTGACGGTTTGCGGGTGTTACCGGTGCACGCGCCTACATCCGGTACCGTCGTCGCAATCGAACCCCATATCGCCGCACACCCGTCCGGATTAAGCGAACTTGCCGTACATATTCATGCCGACGGCAAAGACCAATGGCGTCCGCAAAATCCGACGGAAGATTACTTTACCCATACACCCGAGCGACTTATCGAAAAAATTTATCGTGCCGGCGTTGCCGGTTTGGGAGGCGCCGTGTTCCCAACCGGAGCGAAAGTCGATGCGGCGTTAGGCAAAGTCAAATTACTGATCATTAACGGCGCCGAATGCGAACCCTATATCACCTGCGACGATCGTCTCATGCGCGATTATGCCGCCGAAATTATTGAAGGCGTACGTATTTTGCGTTACATTCTGCGTCCGGAAAAAGTGGTAATAGCCATTGAAGATAACAAACCGGAAGCGGTCAACGCGCTGCGCACCTCATTACAAGGGGCAAACGATATGGATATTCGTGTCATTCCGACCAAATACCCATCCGGAGCCGCCAAACAGCTGATTTACGTGCTCACCGGCATGGAAGTGCCACACGGTCAACGTTCGTCCAGCATTGGCGTATTAATGCAAAATGTGGGAACCGCCTTTGCCGTTAAACGCGCCGTCATCAACGACGAGCCCTTGATTGAGCGGGTCGTCACCCTTACCGGTGACAAAATCCCGCACAAAGGTAATCAATGGGTACGTTTAGGAACGCCTATCGATTTCATTCTGAAACATGTCGGTTATCAACCCGATAACCGTTTCCCGGTGTTTGTCGGCGGCCCGATGATGGGACTGATCGTACCGGATTTACGCGCACCGATAACCAAAACGGCAAACTGTTTATTGGCGCCGGATCATTTCGAATATGATCCGCAAGCGACCGAACAAGCCTGTATTCGTTGTTCCGCCTGTTCCGACGCTTGTCCGGTACATCTGATGCCGCAGCAAATGTACTGGTATGCCCGGGCCGAAGATCACGAAAAATCCAATCAATATCAGCTCATGGACTGTATCGAATGCGGTCTGTGCGCTTACGTTTGCCCGAGCCATATCCCGCTTATTCAATACTTCCGCCAGGAAAAAGCCAAAATTTGGGATATTGAGGCAAAAGCCAGAAAATCGGAAGAAGCCAAAATCCGTTTCGAAGCCCGTCAGGCGCGACTGGAACGGGAAGAACAGGCTCGCAAAGCGCGCAGTCAGCGTGCCGCCGCCGCCCGTCGCGAAGAATTGGCGGCCAATAAGGGCGAAGATCCCGTACAGGCCGCACTCGCCCGCTTAAAAGCGAAAAAAGCCGGCGAAGCACCGGAAACAGGCGGTTCCGCCCAAGGCGCACCGCACATTAAAACTATTCGCACGGAAAAAGGCCAAAGCGTGCCGGACAACAGTGAAATAACGGCATTGCGCAGAGCCCGCCGTTTAGCCCGTCAACAGACAAACGGCAATTCACCGGTTAGCTCGGCAAGCAACAGCGACAGTGCCACGATTTCGGCGGATAATACGCATTCCACACCAAAAACAGCGCAAAATCAGACCGCACCCGATCCGAAAAAAGCCGCCGTGGCCGTGGCGATTGCCCGTGCCAAAGCGAAAAAAGCCGCGCAAACGACAACCGGCGAAACCGTGACGGAAAATGTGACGGAAAAAACAGCGCAAAATCCGACCGCACCTGATCCGAAAAAAGCCGCTGTGGCTGCGGCGATTGCCCGTGCCAAAGCGAAAAAAGCCGCACAAGCGACAACCGGCGAAACCGCGACGGAAAAAACAGCGCAAAATCCGACCGCACCTGATCCGAAAAAAGCCGCCGTGGCTGCGGCGATTGCCCGTGCCAAAGCGAAAAAAGCGGCGATGCTGGCGGAAAGTGAGAAAAAATAA
- the rsxD gene encoding electron transport complex subunit RsxD, whose translation MFKLTSSPHIHSGKLTARIMLWVIFGMLPALAVQVYYFGFGVLIQICLAVALALILEFAVTKLRKKPSLFYISDFSVILTALILAMAIPPYAPYWVILIGTFCAVILGKHVYGGLGQNLFNPAMVGYVVLLISFPVQMTGWMPPISLLHEPPTFGDSLGLIFSGVTGDGFSLSQLVSSIDGLSSATPLDSAKTWLKSGGSATDLLNQPIFLPGLEAGLGWLQVNLAFFIGGLFLIWKKAIHWQTPVAILLSLGIFCGLFDLFGNAQAVGFFAQLFSGAMMFGAFFIATDPVTAPVTPKGKWVFGILIGLLICLIRQFGNYPDGVAFAVLLANICVPLIDQYTRPRVAGYGLNGRN comes from the coding sequence ATGTTTAAACTGACCAGTTCTCCTCATATTCATTCAGGCAAACTCACAGCACGCATTATGTTGTGGGTGATTTTCGGCATGTTGCCGGCATTGGCGGTACAAGTTTACTATTTCGGTTTCGGCGTATTAATTCAAATTTGTTTAGCCGTTGCCTTGGCATTAATACTGGAATTTGCGGTCACCAAATTACGTAAAAAACCGTCGTTATTTTATATAAGCGATTTCAGCGTAATACTAACCGCACTGATTCTTGCTATGGCAATTCCGCCTTACGCACCTTATTGGGTAATTCTGATCGGTACATTTTGCGCCGTGATCTTGGGTAAACATGTATACGGCGGGTTAGGACAAAATTTATTCAATCCCGCCATGGTAGGTTATGTCGTGTTGCTGATTTCATTTCCCGTACAAATGACGGGCTGGATGCCGCCGATTTCCCTGTTACATGAACCGCCGACTTTTGGCGACAGCCTCGGTCTGATTTTTTCCGGTGTTACCGGTGACGGATTCAGCCTGTCACAACTGGTATCTTCCATCGACGGCCTCAGCTCCGCAACGCCTTTAGACAGTGCCAAAACCTGGCTGAAAAGCGGAGGATCGGCAACGGATTTACTGAACCAACCGATTTTTCTGCCTGGTTTAGAGGCGGGTTTGGGTTGGTTGCAAGTCAATTTAGCCTTTTTCATCGGCGGATTATTTTTAATTTGGAAAAAAGCTATTCACTGGCAAACGCCGGTTGCAATATTATTATCCCTCGGTATTTTTTGCGGACTATTTGATCTTTTCGGCAATGCACAGGCAGTCGGCTTTTTCGCTCAACTGTTCAGCGGTGCCATGATGTTCGGTGCATTTTTTATTGCGACCGATCCCGTTACCGCACCGGTGACGCCGAAAGGCAAATGGGTGTTCGGTATATTAATCGGTTTGTTGATATGTTTAATCCGTCAGTTCGGCAACTATCCGGACGGCGTGGCGTTTGCGGTTCTGCTTGCCAACATTTGCGTGCCGTTAATCGATCAATACACCCGTCCGCGAGTGGCGGGTTACGGCTTGAATGGGAGAAATTAA
- the rsxG gene encoding electron transport complex subunit RsxG, with amino-acid sequence MNTGKISLKYGVVLGLVALICTAISTGVYFLTKDKINAEIAKQQQASLAQVIPHGYYDNDVTTNCETPDSREIDKICTALSGSQVRAYAIEATAPDGYSGKIRLLIGMTPEGEILGVRVLEHNETPGLGDKIETRISDWILSFTRKKIDQQNLRDWAVKKDGGKFDQFAGATITPRAVVNQVKRSALEALNRQSKETSNK; translated from the coding sequence ATGAACACCGGAAAAATTTCGCTCAAATACGGAGTGGTTTTAGGTCTGGTCGCTCTGATCTGTACGGCAATTTCCACAGGCGTTTATTTTCTCACCAAAGATAAAATCAATGCCGAAATCGCCAAACAACAACAGGCTTCGCTGGCACAGGTAATTCCCCACGGTTATTACGATAACGATGTAACGACAAACTGCGAGACCCCGGATTCTCGCGAAATTGACAAAATTTGTACCGCACTTTCCGGCAGTCAAGTGCGGGCCTACGCTATAGAAGCGACGGCGCCGGACGGGTATTCAGGCAAAATCCGTTTGCTGATAGGCATGACGCCGGAAGGCGAGATTCTCGGCGTTCGCGTATTGGAACATAATGAAACGCCGGGGCTCGGCGATAAAATCGAAACGCGGATTTCCGATTGGATTTTGAGTTTCACCCGTAAAAAAATCGATCAGCAAAACCTGCGGGATTGGGCGGTAAAAAAAGACGGCGGAAAATTTGATCAATTCGCCGGCGCAACTATTACGCCGCGGGCTGTGGTCAACCAGGTAAAACGCTCGGCGCTGGAAGCATTAAACCGGCAATCAAAGGAAACATCAAATAAATAA
- a CDS encoding electron transport complex subunit E, producing MTEQTNQNFWRELFAQGLWRNNPAIVQLLGLCPLLAVSNSATNALGLGLATLLVLTCTNTVVSLLRRQIPHEIRIPVYVLIIATTVTAVQLLMNAYTYSLYQSLGIFIPLIVTNCIVIGRAEAFASQNGVLHSAFDGFAMGLGMTLSLFLLGALREILGNGTLFDGLHLLLGDWAKMFRIEFFHHDSNLLLAILPPGAFIGLGIILAAKNIWDKYRA from the coding sequence ATGACAGAACAGACTAACCAAAATTTTTGGCGTGAGTTATTCGCTCAGGGGTTATGGCGTAACAATCCCGCCATCGTCCAATTACTCGGACTTTGTCCGTTGCTGGCGGTATCGAATTCCGCCACGAATGCGCTGGGGTTGGGATTAGCGACATTACTGGTGCTGACTTGTACAAACACCGTGGTGTCACTGCTGCGCAGACAGATTCCCCATGAAATCCGTATTCCTGTTTACGTATTGATCATTGCCACCACGGTGACAGCGGTACAACTTTTAATGAACGCTTATACCTACAGCCTGTATCAATCTCTCGGAATTTTTATTCCGCTGATTGTCACCAACTGTATTGTGATTGGTCGTGCGGAAGCTTTCGCTTCCCAAAACGGCGTGTTGCATTCCGCTTTCGACGGTTTTGCAATGGGATTGGGTATGACGCTCAGTCTGTTTTTATTAGGTGCATTGCGGGAAATCTTAGGTAACGGTACCTTATTTGACGGTTTACATTTATTGCTCGGCGACTGGGCAAAAATGTTCCGTATTGAGTTTTTTCATCATGACAGCAACCTGTTACTGGCCATTTTACCCCCCGGGGCGTTTATCGGGTTGGGGATTATTCTAGCGGCAAAAAATATTTGGGATAAATATAGAGCATGA
- the nth gene encoding endonuclease III has product MNQQKRIEILTRLREEMPEPTTELVYNSPFELLIAVILSAQATDKSVNKATKKLFAVANTPQAILALGVDSLKEYIKTIGLYNSKAENIIKTCRDLIEKFNGKIPENRTALESLAGVGRKTANVVLNTAFGYPTIAVDTHIFRVANRTGFAPGKDVVKVEEKLNKVVPAEFKVDVHHWLILHGRYTCIARKPRCGSCIIEDLCEYKGKTDV; this is encoded by the coding sequence ATGAATCAGCAAAAACGAATTGAAATTCTTACCCGATTGCGGGAGGAAATGCCTGAGCCGACCACCGAACTGGTCTATAATTCGCCTTTTGAGCTATTGATCGCGGTTATTTTATCGGCACAAGCCACCGACAAAAGCGTAAACAAAGCCACGAAAAAACTGTTTGCCGTGGCAAATACGCCGCAAGCCATTCTGGCTTTAGGGGTCGACAGTTTGAAAGAATACATCAAAACCATCGGGCTTTATAACAGCAAAGCGGAAAACATCATCAAAACCTGCCGCGATCTAATCGAAAAATTTAACGGTAAAATTCCGGAAAATCGCACCGCATTGGAAAGCCTGGCGGGCGTAGGGCGTAAAACGGCTAACGTGGTACTCAATACCGCGTTCGGATATCCCACCATCGCGGTGGATACCCACATTTTCCGGGTAGCCAACCGTACCGGTTTCGCGCCGGGTAAAGATGTGGTAAAAGTCGAGGAAAAACTGAATAAGGTGGTACCGGCGGAGTTCAAAGTGGACGTCCATCACTGGCTGATTTTACACGGGCGTTATACTTGCATTGCACGCAAACCGCGTTGCGGTTCCTGTATTATTGAAGATTTGTGCGAATACAAAGGTAAAACCGATGTCTGA
- a CDS encoding sodium-dependent transporter yields the protein MTQKQERQTWSSKLTYIMTVAGATVGFGATWRFPYLVGENGGGAYVLLFCIAMIVIGIPMILVENVIGRRLRVNSIDAFGDKLHDKHISKWWKILGYTGLLGAFGIMAYYMVLGGWVMNYVVSLINGSLDISVPITKDTAKNFYDMSIGNSPLQIAVYTFIFVAVNYIILAKGIIGGIERSVKFLMPLLFVFLIGMVIRNVTLPGAMEGIIYYLKPDFGKITPQLFIKVLGQVFFALSLGFGVIITLSSYLSKQENLIQTAVITGFTNTIIAVLAGFMIFPSLFSFGIAPDSGPTLVFQSLPIVFSHLWAGTFFAIVFFSLLLIAALTTSITIYEVMITALQEKLRMRRGKAIILTLGGIFLIGNIPSVLSDNLLKDVRPFGMSIFNAFDYISGNILFLLTALGCAVFVGFVLKDQAKKELSPTPDSTFTTVWFNYVKFVVPVIIAVIFISNFLL from the coding sequence ATGACTCAAAAACAAGAACGTCAAACCTGGTCAAGCAAACTCACCTATATAATGACGGTGGCGGGCGCGACGGTCGGCTTCGGCGCTACCTGGCGGTTTCCATATTTAGTCGGGGAAAACGGCGGCGGAGCCTACGTACTGCTTTTCTGCATCGCGATGATTGTTATCGGTATTCCAATGATTCTGGTGGAAAATGTCATCGGTCGTCGTTTGCGGGTAAATTCCATTGATGCTTTTGGCGACAAACTTCATGATAAGCATATTTCCAAATGGTGGAAAATTCTGGGTTACACGGGACTGTTGGGCGCATTCGGTATTATGGCGTACTACATGGTGCTCGGCGGCTGGGTGATGAACTATGTCGTCAGTCTGATCAACGGTTCGCTGGATATTTCCGTTCCGATCACCAAAGATACGGCAAAAAATTTCTATGATATGAGTATTGGTAATAGTCCGTTACAAATTGCCGTTTATACCTTTATTTTTGTCGCCGTTAACTACATTATTCTGGCAAAAGGCATTATCGGCGGTATTGAGCGTTCGGTAAAATTCCTTATGCCGTTATTGTTCGTATTTTTAATCGGTATGGTTATCCGCAACGTTACCCTGCCCGGTGCGATGGAAGGGATTATTTACTATTTGAAACCCGATTTCGGTAAAATCACGCCACAATTGTTTATAAAAGTATTAGGACAGGTTTTCTTTGCGTTAAGTCTGGGATTCGGCGTCATCATTACGCTATCCAGTTATCTCAGCAAACAAGAAAACCTGATCCAAACGGCTGTGATCACAGGTTTCACCAACACCATTATCGCCGTGTTGGCGGGATTTATGATTTTCCCGTCGCTGTTTAGTTTCGGCATTGCGCCGGATTCGGGACCGACTTTAGTGTTCCAAAGCCTGCCTATTGTTTTTTCCCATTTATGGGCGGGTACATTCTTTGCGATCGTTTTTTTCAGTTTATTGCTGATCGCTGCGCTCACCACTTCCATAACCATTTACGAAGTGATGATTACGGCATTACAGGAAAAGCTGCGTATGCGACGCGGTAAAGCCATTATTCTGACATTAGGCGGTATTTTTCTGATAGGTAATATTCCGTCCGTATTGAGTGACAATCTGCTGAAAGACGTGCGTCCGTTCGGCATGAGTATTTTTAATGCCTTTGATTACATCAGCGGAAATATTCTGTTTTTATTAACCGCTCTCGGCTGTGCCGTATTTGTTGGATTTGTGTTAAAAGATCAGGCCAAAAAAGAATTATCGCCTACACCGGATTCAACCTTTACCACCGTTTGGTTTAACTACGTGAAATTCGTAGTACCGGTGATTATTGCCGTTATTTTTATCAGTAATTTTCTGCTGTAA
- a CDS encoding extracellular solute-binding protein has translation MKKLAGLFAASLVAVAVTGCNDKDSNADGANNAQASGDNVVNLYTWTEYVPDGLLDEFTKETGIKVNVSSLESNETMYAKVKLQTKGDDGYDVIAPSNYFVSKMAREGMLTELDHSKLPVIAELDPDWLNKSYDEGNKYSLPQLLGAPGIAFNVNTYKGSDFTSWGDLWKPEYAGKVQLLDDAREVFNIALVKLGFNPNTTNPDEIKAAYEELLKLRPNVLSFNSDNPANSFIAGEVELGQLWNGSVRIAKKDAPNTIDMVFPKEGPVLWVDTLAIPANAKHPDAAHKLINYLLSEKVAEKLTLEIGYPTSNLKAKAKLPAEITQDPAIYPAAEVLQNAHWQDDVGEAVELYEKYYQELKAAR, from the coding sequence ATGAAAAAATTAGCGGGTCTTTTCGCGGCTAGCTTAGTAGCGGTTGCGGTGACAGGTTGTAATGATAAAGACAGTAACGCTGACGGCGCAAACAACGCGCAGGCTTCAGGCGATAATGTCGTCAATCTTTACACCTGGACCGAATATGTACCGGACGGTTTATTGGACGAATTCACTAAAGAAACGGGCATTAAAGTAAACGTTTCCAGTCTGGAATCCAACGAAACCATGTATGCTAAAGTAAAATTGCAGACAAAAGGTGACGACGGCTATGACGTAATTGCACCTTCTAATTACTTTGTATCTAAAATGGCGCGTGAAGGCATGTTAACAGAATTGGATCACAGCAAATTACCGGTGATTGCCGAGCTTGATCCGGATTGGTTGAATAAATCTTATGATGAAGGTAATAAATACAGCCTGCCGCAGTTATTAGGCGCACCGGGTATCGCATTTAACGTGAATACTTACAAAGGCTCGGATTTTACTTCTTGGGGCGATTTGTGGAAGCCCGAATATGCCGGTAAAGTTCAATTATTAGATGATGCCCGTGAAGTATTCAACATTGCATTAGTAAAATTAGGGTTTAATCCGAATACTACGAATCCGGATGAAATCAAGGCGGCTTACGAAGAATTATTAAAATTACGTCCGAACGTGCTTTCGTTTAATTCCGATAATCCGGCCAATTCTTTCATCGCAGGAGAGGTGGAGTTAGGTCAATTATGGAACGGTTCGGTGCGTATCGCGAAAAAAGACGCACCGAATACCATCGACATGGTATTCCCGAAAGAAGGGCCGGTGTTGTGGGTTGATACATTAGCTATTCCGGCAAATGCCAAACATCCGGATGCGGCGCATAAATTAATCAACTATTTATTAAGTGAAAAAGTGGCAGAGAAATTAACCCTTGAAATCGGTTATCCGACTTCTAACTTAAAAGCCAAAGCCAAATTACCGGCTGAAATTACTCAGGATCCGGCAATTTATCCGGCTGCGGAGGTATTGCAAAACGCCCATTGGCAAGATGACGTAGGGGAAGCGGTAGAACTTTACGAAAAATATTATCAAGAGCTGAAAGCGGCAAGATAA
- the potC gene encoding spermidine/putrescine ABC transporter permease PotC — protein MNRMLRNFFMFVVYAYLYIPIFILVGNSFNGDRYGLSWKGFSWNWYERLFSNDTLIQAAIHSVVIAFVGATLATVIGSLTAIALYRYKFRGKQAVSGMLFVVMMSPDIVMAVSLLALFMIVGISLGFWSLLLAHVTFCLPYVVVSVFSRLKGFDIRMLEAARDLGASEVTILRKIILPLALPAIVSGWLLSFTLSLDDVVVSSFVSGASYEILPLKIYSLVKTGVTPEVNALATIMIVLSLLLVMLGQLIGRKDKG, from the coding sequence ATGAATCGTATGCTGCGTAATTTCTTTATGTTTGTGGTGTACGCTTATTTGTACATTCCAATTTTTATTTTGGTAGGTAATTCTTTTAACGGCGATCGTTACGGGTTAAGCTGGAAAGGCTTCAGCTGGAACTGGTATGAACGGTTGTTTAGTAACGATACCCTGATTCAAGCGGCGATTCATTCTGTAGTCATCGCTTTTGTGGGTGCCACATTAGCTACCGTTATCGGCAGCTTAACGGCGATTGCCCTTTACCGTTATAAATTCCGCGGTAAGCAGGCGGTAAGCGGTATGTTGTTCGTGGTAATGATGTCGCCGGATATTGTCATGGCGGTATCCTTACTGGCATTGTTTATGATTGTCGGTATTTCATTAGGCTTTTGGTCATTATTATTGGCGCATGTCACGTTTTGTTTGCCTTATGTCGTTGTCAGCGTCTTTTCGCGTCTGAAAGGTTTTGACATTCGCATGCTTGAAGCCGCACGCGATTTAGGTGCGAGTGAAGTTACGATTCTGCGTAAAATCATTTTGCCGCTGGCGTTACCCGCAATCGTATCCGGTTGGCTGTTAAGTTTTACCCTTTCGCTGGACGACGTAGTGGTGTCGTCTTTTGTGAGCGGTGCAAGCTATGAAATTTTACCGTTGAAGATTTATTCATTGGTAAAAACCGGGGTAACGCCCGAAGTTAACGCATTGGCAACTATTATGATCGTATTGTCATTGCTCTTGGTCATGCTAGGCCAATTAATCGGACGTAAAGACAAAGGGTAA